GTTTGGCGCCCACGATTCACCTCACGGGGGGCGTCGGGGCGGACGGCTTCCGGACCACCAGCGCCGCCCAATCGCCCGCCCAGTCTTCTTCCAGGATTGTCCAGCCGCACTCCGTCGCGGCGGGGCGAATACCGGACAGTTCCTCGCCGAGGATCCCGCTCAGCACCATCAACCCGCCGGGCCGAAGCAGGCGGTCGAGATGCCCCCGGTGGGACAGGATGATCCCCGACAACAGATTGGCGAAAATAAAGTGGTAGGGTGCCGACTGAAATTCCTCCAACGGCACGCAGCGCACTGCGTGTGTCAACCGCACCCGGTTGGCGGCGAGGTTCTCGCGGGCCACCTCGACACTGGCGGCATCCAGGTCAATGCCGTCCACGCGGAACCGTGGCGCGGTGCGTGGACACCGCCAACTGGCCCAGCGGTCGAGGGCGATCATCAAGATCCCGCTGCCGCACCCCGCGTCCAGGCACCGCGTGTGCCGGGCGCGGTGATATTTTTCCATCAATTTGATGCAGAGCCGCGTGGTCTCGTGGCTGCCCGTGCCGAACGCCTGCTGGGGATCGATCTGGATGACCAGGCGCCGGCGGGGATCGGCGGGCGTATCCCACGACGGGTGGATGAGAAAATGGCGGCCGGCGGTGACGGCGCGATGCGCGTCGCGCCCGTGCGCCACCCAGTCGACCCGTGCTTCGAATCCGATCTGCGGCCGCGCCAACGAGCCGGCGGACTGAGGGGCCAGGCGACGCGGCAGCTCGGCGGCCAGACGCTGCAGATCCACTCCCGGGGGAAAGTACGCCTGAATGGTGACGTCAGTCGCTGCTGGGTAGGTGACGGCGGCGCCCAGCGAGCCCAGTCGCACCATGAGCTCGCAGGCCGTTTCCTCCAGTTCCTGCGGCAGCGTCCAGCTGATGATCCCCCACGGGTCGTCCTGCGTCATGATCGCCAGCGTCTAGTTGGGTGTCGGACGGGAGAGGCTCTCCCGGATTTTGTGCAACATGCTCTTCTGGTCCGCAAGCGTGTCGCCGTCGGCCAGCCGGCCGAACTCCTCCAGCAGCTTCCGCTGCTCCCGGGACAGCTTCT
The genomic region above belongs to Acidobacteriota bacterium and contains:
- a CDS encoding methyltransferase domain-containing protein, with amino-acid sequence MTQDDPWGIISWTLPQELEETACELMVRLGSLGAAVTYPAATDVTIQAYFPPGVDLQRLAAELPRRLAPQSAGSLARPQIGFEARVDWVAHGRDAHRAVTAGRHFLIHPSWDTPADPRRRLVIQIDPQQAFGTGSHETTRLCIKLMEKYHRARHTRCLDAGCGSGILMIALDRWASWRCPRTAPRFRVDGIDLDAASVEVARENLAANRVRLTHAVRCVPLEEFQSAPYHFIFANLLSGIILSHRGHLDRLLRPGGLMVLSGILGEELSGIRPAATECGWTILEEDWAGDWAALVVRKPSAPTPPVR